A section of the Dehalobacter sp. DCM genome encodes:
- a CDS encoding very short patch repair endonuclease: MADNHTTEERSYNMSRIRSGNTKPEEIVRKYLFSRGLRYRKNDKRYPGKPDAVFPKYRTAVFVNGCFWHSHSGCPGFVMPKSNLEYWKPKLERNRQRDAENIDVLQKNGWRVIVVWECELKKPLRDERLAKLYNEITAAYAIAEADGLEDKR; this comes from the coding sequence TTGGCAGATAACCATACTACTGAAGAACGCAGTTATAACATGTCGCGGATTCGAAGCGGAAACACCAAACCTGAAGAAATAGTACGAAAGTATCTTTTTTCAAGGGGACTTCGATACAGAAAAAATGACAAACGATATCCAGGCAAGCCGGATGCTGTTTTCCCTAAATATCGAACTGCTGTCTTTGTTAATGGTTGTTTCTGGCATTCTCACAGCGGATGCCCAGGGTTTGTAATGCCTAAGTCTAATCTCGAATACTGGAAGCCTAAATTGGAACGTAACCGTCAGAGGGACGCTGAAAATATTGATGTTTTACAAAAGAACGGCTGGCGAGTAATTGTAGTTTGGGAATGTGAGTTAAAAAAACCATTGCGCGATGAAAGACTTGCTAAGCTTTATAATGAGATAACTGCTGCTTATGCAATAGCCGAAGCAGATGGATTGGAGGACAAACGATAA
- a CDS encoding IS5 family transposase, with the protein MYKPTEQQITFPHEFFLPFGGNLNPDNKWCKLALMIPWAEVEKKYARSFPVSRGQKAYSVRLALGSLIIQNVKSLSDRDTVEEITENPYMQYFIGLSAFVDKPPFNHSLMTHFRKRLDKDIINEINEITSRLAGEHEYPENPDDPDDSDGSDDTPPSDGEDSDDTGQEEKTNEEPSETKNSGKLILDATCTPADIHYPTDIWLLNTTRQALEEIIDVLHAPHAGILKKPRSYRRNARKSYLNIDKKKHKTAKMIRKGIGGQLRYIRRDLKNIKTLAEKSSLTLLTKRQYRNLLVSQEIYWQQLEMYKQGKHSVEDRIVSLHMPFVRPIVRGKSNADVEFGAKLAISVVNGFSYMESLSFDAFNESKTLMQSVENYYQRYGFYPEAVMADKIYRNRDNLNYCKKLGIRLSGPPLGRPAKDQELLREQKKQERLDAGIRNAVEGKFGEGKRFYGLGRIMARLKETSETVIAMQLLVMNLERRLRILILNFIRENFGLIRLAY; encoded by the coding sequence ATGTACAAACCTACCGAACAGCAGATTACATTTCCGCACGAATTCTTTCTGCCTTTTGGCGGGAACTTAAACCCGGACAATAAATGGTGTAAGCTCGCATTAATGATCCCCTGGGCCGAAGTTGAGAAGAAGTATGCCAGAAGTTTTCCTGTCAGTCGCGGACAAAAAGCCTATTCGGTGCGTTTGGCACTCGGATCTCTGATCATTCAAAATGTGAAATCATTATCTGACCGTGACACGGTCGAAGAGATCACAGAAAATCCGTACATGCAATATTTCATTGGCCTAAGTGCATTTGTAGATAAACCGCCATTCAATCATTCACTCATGACCCATTTCCGCAAACGTTTGGACAAGGATATTATCAACGAAATCAACGAGATTACTAGCAGACTAGCCGGAGAACATGAATATCCAGAAAACCCAGATGACCCAGATGACTCAGATGGCTCAGACGACACCCCTCCTTCTGATGGTGAAGACTCTGATGATACAGGACAAGAAGAGAAAACGAATGAAGAACCTTCAGAAACCAAGAACTCAGGCAAGCTGATCCTGGATGCAACCTGCACCCCTGCGGATATTCACTATCCTACAGATATCTGGCTTTTGAACACAACCCGGCAGGCTTTGGAAGAAATCATTGATGTACTGCATGCACCGCATGCCGGGATTCTCAAGAAACCCAGATCCTACCGTCGCAATGCACGCAAAAGCTATCTGAACATTGATAAAAAGAAACATAAGACTGCTAAGATGATCCGCAAAGGAATCGGAGGACAGCTGCGATATATTCGACGGGATCTGAAAAACATTAAGACTCTTGCTGAAAAAAGTTCGCTGACTCTCTTAACTAAACGCCAATACCGCAATCTGCTCGTCAGTCAAGAAATCTACTGGCAACAGCTGGAAATGTACAAACAGGGTAAACATTCGGTAGAAGATCGCATCGTCAGCCTGCATATGCCTTTTGTCAGACCCATAGTACGAGGCAAGTCAAACGCAGATGTAGAATTTGGAGCTAAGCTTGCCATCAGTGTTGTGAACGGATTCAGTTATATGGAGAGCTTGAGCTTTGACGCTTTCAATGAAAGCAAGACACTCATGCAATCGGTTGAAAACTACTACCAAAGGTATGGTTTTTATCCAGAAGCCGTGATGGCAGACAAGATCTACCGGAACAGAGATAACCTTAACTACTGCAAGAAACTGGGCATTCGATTGAGCGGTCCACCGCTCGGCAGACCAGCCAAAGATCAGGAACTATTAAGAGAACAAAAGAAACAAGAACGGCTGGATGCTGGAATACGAAACGCTGTTGAAGGAAAATTCGGAGAAGGTAAGCGGTTTTATGGGCTCGGACGTATCATGGCACGTCTCAAAGAAACCAGTGAGACTGTTATCGCCATGCAGCTGTTGGTAATGAACCTGGAGCGCAGGCTCCGGATTCTTATACTCAATTTTATTAGAGAGAATTTCGGGCTGATCAGGTTAGCTTATTGA
- a CDS encoding sensor histidine kinase: MAQSNDKAKAINRISTIIDRTYHLAEIITRETMQEINNMFFNVLAINIVFIDNRAVPISPPLGSFPNWCQSYFANKKHFFQCLYCFETGLKNSYNNESSKVYKGHCGLTLISAPLYSRDDVLLGCLITGPVQLMEAESLPGGTDGPHENYLKHLSTIPKISGDRFTAVARLISTLANYLTVSESLSRYQQELMSYQERLLREIQKTGNLEKEITEYQLMLKHAELRELQAKMNPHFLFNALNVIARLAFAEGAVETERAVFALADVARYGIEGNIEMVFLKTELDHISSYLSIQQLRFGNRINVRIIVKKEHLNVKILPYTLQPLVDNAFKHGFESVPGKHRLLIKVDEDIQGNRLLVNVIDDGIGIETRRFTESDHWCHCPGSSLENIHQRLRRSFGEAYGLQLSGPPDIKGTKVTLIMPLVIGN, from the coding sequence GTGGCGCAAAGCAACGATAAAGCAAAGGCGATTAATAGAATAAGTACCATTATTGACAGGACATACCACTTAGCTGAGATTATTACACGAGAAACAATGCAAGAAATTAATAATATGTTTTTTAATGTCTTAGCGATTAATATTGTCTTCATTGATAACAGAGCAGTTCCCATATCTCCCCCATTAGGGTCTTTCCCTAATTGGTGCCAGTCCTATTTTGCTAATAAAAAGCATTTCTTTCAATGTTTATACTGTTTTGAAACGGGTTTGAAAAATAGTTATAACAATGAAAGTTCCAAGGTCTATAAAGGACATTGCGGTCTCACTCTAATTTCTGCTCCTCTATATTCCCGAGATGATGTTCTTTTAGGATGTTTAATTACCGGGCCAGTTCAGCTCATGGAAGCGGAATCTTTGCCCGGAGGGACAGATGGACCACACGAGAATTATTTAAAACATTTGAGTACTATCCCTAAGATTTCTGGTGATCGGTTTACAGCCGTTGCAAGATTAATTTCTACCTTGGCTAATTATCTTACAGTTTCCGAAAGTCTTTCCCGTTATCAACAAGAATTGATGTCCTATCAAGAGCGTCTGCTTCGAGAAATCCAAAAAACAGGCAATCTGGAAAAAGAAATTACTGAGTACCAGTTGATGCTGAAACATGCAGAACTAAGGGAACTGCAGGCCAAAATGAACCCGCATTTCCTTTTTAACGCCTTAAATGTAATCGCCCGATTGGCGTTTGCCGAAGGAGCAGTTGAGACTGAGAGAGCTGTTTTTGCTTTAGCGGATGTGGCCCGTTACGGTATCGAGGGAAATATCGAAATGGTCTTTTTGAAAACGGAATTAGATCATATAAGTTCTTACTTGAGCATCCAACAGTTAAGGTTTGGAAACCGGATTAACGTAAGAATCATAGTAAAAAAAGAACATCTAAACGTGAAAATTCTTCCTTATACTTTACAACCACTGGTAGACAATGCATTCAAACATGGGTTCGAATCGGTCCCCGGCAAACACCGCCTATTAATAAAGGTTGATGAGGATATCCAGGGAAATCGTTTGTTAGTCAATGTCATTGATGACGGAATAGGTATTGAAACTCGACGTTTTACCGAAAGTGATCACTGGTGCCATTGCCCTGGTTCCAGTCTGGAAAATATCCATCAAAGATTGAGACGGTCGTTTGGCGAGGCATATGGATTGCAGTTATCAGGGCCGCCGGATATCAAAGGTACTAAGGTAACATTAATTATGCCGCTAGTTATAGGTAATTAG
- a CDS encoding uroporphyrinogen decarboxylase family protein has product MASKEQIEMVKNIIDKRDKGQKLQHIERIILTVFQEHADRIPTGFLFTEWIVNRYGYSCSEAAADPEKHSDAIVKFFEEFDYDVVFPGIETTVVEAEILGCTLKRPKDSNPQIVKEAITCERDVEELEEKVAALDGRTEGRMPVRLELFKQLVKKTKGEYAVIATPMQPLPVAVQILGYPLAVKWMKTKPLLMHRVVEACTQAAIKFAQAFKETGIHGITSIAAWNSVPNFRPEQLWEFDTPYLARMIQSASPLPFIHYYWGLHLLGDDWTRFLARQVSTGTFIMANLDPDPQQGPSRDLKTFRELANTFHKSYVVGVGPELIRESTPEIIENQVKEYIKGLYPCNGGCMINPCAIPQGSPVENVRAFIDALNKYGTFPINLNKLD; this is encoded by the coding sequence ATGGCCAGTAAAGAGCAAATAGAAATGGTAAAAAACATCATTGATAAAAGGGACAAGGGCCAGAAACTGCAGCACATTGAGAGGATCATTCTGACGGTGTTCCAAGAGCATGCCGATAGGATACCGACAGGATTTTTGTTCACGGAATGGATTGTCAACCGGTATGGTTACTCCTGCAGTGAAGCGGCCGCAGATCCCGAAAAGCATTCGGATGCGATAGTGAAGTTTTTTGAAGAATTCGACTATGACGTAGTATTTCCAGGGATTGAAACGACCGTTGTCGAGGCAGAAATCCTAGGGTGTACTTTAAAGAGACCTAAAGATTCAAACCCTCAAATTGTTAAAGAAGCAATAACCTGTGAACGTGATGTTGAAGAACTGGAAGAAAAAGTGGCAGCTTTGGACGGACGTACCGAAGGGCGTATGCCGGTCAGACTGGAACTGTTTAAGCAGCTCGTGAAAAAGACAAAAGGTGAGTATGCAGTAATTGCCACGCCGATGCAGCCTCTCCCGGTGGCCGTACAAATCTTGGGATACCCTCTGGCCGTTAAATGGATGAAAACAAAGCCTCTTTTAATGCACAGAGTGGTTGAGGCATGTACCCAGGCAGCCATAAAGTTTGCTCAGGCTTTTAAAGAAACCGGGATTCATGGGATTACATCTATTGCAGCTTGGAACAGCGTGCCCAACTTTAGGCCGGAGCAGCTTTGGGAATTCGACACACCGTATCTGGCCAGAATGATTCAAAGTGCCAGTCCTTTGCCATTTATACACTATTATTGGGGCTTGCACCTTCTTGGTGATGACTGGACTAGGTTTTTGGCCCGTCAGGTTTCAACGGGTACCTTTATTATGGCAAATCTTGACCCTGATCCCCAGCAAGGACCCAGCAGGGATCTGAAGACTTTCCGGGAGTTGGCTAATACCTTTCATAAGTCTTATGTCGTGGGTGTAGGGCCAGAGTTGATCAGAGAAAGTACGCCAGAGATAATTGAAAATCAGGTCAAGGAATATATCAAAGGGCTGTATCCATGTAATGGTGGATGTATGATTAACCCTTGTGCGATTCCCCAAGGGTCACCTGTGGAAAATGTCCGTGCGTTTATTGATGCTTTAAATAAATATGGGACTTTCCCCATCAATCTGAATAAATTGGATTAA
- a CDS encoding cobalamin B12-binding domain-containing protein, with protein sequence MSKKILEQLTEAVSNGNDDLTKELVSQGIEAGLTPTEIINGMSPGAREAGRKFATGEYFLPELMMAGEAMNAGVQILIPYMTGDASPKSIGKVVIGSVEGDVHDIGKNIVAALLRADGFEVIDLGVDVSADTFIEAVKKEQPEILGLGSYMSTTLKGIEDTMDLLVKESLRDKVKVLMGGVAVFPQYVQRVGGDGFAEDADGARREAKRLIGG encoded by the coding sequence ATGAGCAAAAAAATTTTAGAACAGCTAACTGAAGCAGTTTCGAACGGTAATGATGATCTAACCAAAGAATTGGTGAGTCAAGGGATTGAAGCAGGATTAACTCCAACAGAAATAATCAATGGAATGTCACCGGGAGCCAGAGAAGCAGGCCGGAAATTTGCGACAGGTGAATATTTTCTCCCTGAGCTAATGATGGCTGGTGAGGCAATGAATGCCGGCGTACAGATACTCATTCCTTATATGACGGGTGATGCTTCTCCTAAATCTATCGGAAAAGTAGTAATTGGTAGCGTTGAAGGAGATGTCCATGACATTGGTAAGAACATCGTTGCTGCGCTATTAAGGGCAGATGGTTTTGAAGTAATAGACTTGGGAGTAGATGTTTCAGCCGATACGTTTATTGAAGCGGTAAAAAAGGAACAACCGGAGATTTTAGGCCTTGGTTCTTACATGTCCACCACCCTAAAAGGGATTGAAGACACAATGGACCTGCTGGTCAAAGAATCTCTGCGGGACAAAGTGAAAGTGCTTATGGGAGGAGTAGCTGTATTCCCACAATATGTTCAACGGGTCGGTGGCGACGGATTTGCTGAGGACGCTGATGGAGCCAGACGCGAAGCAAAAAGATTGATAGGGGGGTGA